One stretch of Oncorhynchus clarkii lewisi isolate Uvic-CL-2024 chromosome 1, UVic_Ocla_1.0, whole genome shotgun sequence DNA includes these proteins:
- the LOC139416957 gene encoding fibroblast growth factor 8: MRRLPSRLSYLFLHFFAFCYYAQVTNQSSPNFTQHVSEQSKVTDRVSRRLIRTYQLYSRTSGKHVQVLPNKKINAMAEDGDIHAKLVVETDTFGSRVRIKGAETGFYICMNKKGKLIGKKNGQGRDCIFSEIVLENNYTALRNARFEGWYMAFTRRGRPRKGSQTRQHQREVHFMKRLPRGSNPTHPAQHKAFDFVHYPFSPRTKRTRYSAEG; the protein is encoded by the exons ATGCGACGCCTCCCTTCCCGGTTGAGTTATCT GTTCCTACACTTCTTCGCATTCTGTTACTATGCTCAG GTAACCAATCAGTCCTCGCCTAATTTCACGCAGCATGTAAGCGAGCAGAGCAAGGTGACAGACCGTGTGAGCCGCAGGTTAATTCGGACCTATCAACTTTACAGCCGAACCAGCGGGAAGCATGTGCAGGTTCTGCCCAACAAGAAGATCAACGCCATGGCAGAAGATGGAGACATACACG CCAAACTCGTCGTAGAGACGGACACGTTTGGAAGTCGCGTGCGGATTAAAGGAGCAGAGACAGGATTCTACATCTGCATGAACAAGAAGGGAAAGCTGATCGGGAAG AAAAATGGGCAAGGCCGCGACTGCATCTTCTCAGAGATTGTCCTGGAGAATAACTACACGGCGCTGAGGAACGCACGCTTCGAGGGTTGGTACATGGCTTTCACCAGACGTGGACGCCCCCGGAAAGGCTCGCAAACACGGCAGCATCAACGCGAGGTCCATTTTATGAAACGACTGCCTCGGGGATCCAATCCCACTCACCCGGCCCAGCACAAGGCCTTTGACTTCGTCCACTACCCCTTCAGCCCCAGGACTAAACGCACACGCTACTCAGCCGAAGGctga